GAAAGTCATGTCGGTCTTGGATCCGTCTTCCGAAATGTTCTGGACGATCATGTCGACATTGATATGCGCTTCGGCGAGCGGCCCGAAGATCGCAGCCGAGACACCCGGCCGGTCAGCGAGGCGCCGCAGCGAAATCTGCGCTTCATCCTTGGCATAGGCGATGCCGGTGACGACTTCCTGTTCCACGATCTCTTCCTCATCACAAATCAGCGTACCGGGGGGATTGAGCAGATCACCCATACCCGGTGCATCGGGGTCTACGAAACTGGATCGCACGAAGGTGCGAACCTTGTGAACCATGGCAAGTTCGACCGAGCGGACCTGCAGAACCTTGGCGCCGAGCGACGCCATTTCGAGCATTTCCTCGAAGGCAACCTTCTTCAGGCGCCGCGCCTTGGGCTCGATGCGCGGATCGGTCGTGTAGACGCCGTCGACGTCGGTATAGATATCGCAACGATCCGCCTTTACAGCCGCCGCAATCGCGACTGCCGACGTATCCGAGCCACCACGGCCAAGTGTCGCGATGCGATTGTCAGGCCCAAGCCCTTGGAAGCCGGCGATAACGGCAACCTGGCCTTCCCCAAAGCGGCGGATCAGGTCGGAGCCATCGATTTCGAGGATGCGCGCCGCGCCATGAGCATTGTCAGTGCGGATCGGGATCTGCCAGCCCTGCCACGAGCGGGCATTGATGCCGATATGCTGGAGCGCGATCGCCAGCAGACCGGACGTCACCTGCTCGCCTGAAGCAACGACGGCATCGTACTCGCGAGCGTCATGCATCGGGGAAGCATCGCGCGTCCATGATACCAGTTCGTTGGTCTTGCCGGACATGGCAGAGACGACGACGGCCACTTCGTGGCCGGCATCGACTTCACGTTTCACATGGCGGGCGACGTTGCGAATGCGATCCATATCCGCGACGGAAGTCCCGCCGAATTTCATGACGATGCGTGCCATATGCCTCTACCGGTAGAAATGCCGCGCGAGCGCCCGCGCCTGCGAGGAAGTTGGCGGTCTCTTAGCGAAATTGTAAGGCCGGTGCAACGGCAGAAAAGCGGAGAATTTGAGGAAGGTTTTGGACGATACCCTCTAGGTCGCTGCCGCCTCAGCCGGCGCCTTGAACCGCAACCCAAGCACCAGCAGCGCACCGATCGCATACACGGCCACGACCGATAGCCAGATCGCGCCGGGCCATTCTTCCCTGACGACGAAATAAATGCTTGAGAAACCAAGCGGGCTGATGATCGAGGCAAGACTCATGACCGACGCCAGCACTCCCTGGAACTGGCCTTGGCTGCCCTCATCCACCTGCCGGGTGGCAAGCGACTGCAGCGCCGGCACGCCGATGCCGCCAAGTGCGAAGACCGGCATGATCGCGAAGATCACCCAGCTCTCCGTCGCAAAGGCCATGACGGTCAGCGCAACGCACACGCCGGCGACTCCCGTGACAATGGCCCCGCGCTCGCTGAGCAGTTTGACGGCCGGACCTGGAAGGAAGGCCTGGGCAAGCGCCTGGCAGACACCGAAGGTCCCGAGCGAAAGACCGATCCAGAGCCCGTTCCACTGGAATGTGTCGCTCCCCCACACTGCCCAGCAGGTGCCATAGGCCTCGCCGGTGGCGCTGAAGATCAGGAAGATGAAGATGATCGGCAGC
This genomic stretch from Pararhizobium capsulatum DSM 1112 harbors:
- a CDS encoding aspartate kinase, translated to MARIVMKFGGTSVADMDRIRNVARHVKREVDAGHEVAVVVSAMSGKTNELVSWTRDASPMHDAREYDAVVASGEQVTSGLLAIALQHIGINARSWQGWQIPIRTDNAHGAARILEIDGSDLIRRFGEGQVAVIAGFQGLGPDNRIATLGRGGSDTSAVAIAAAVKADRCDIYTDVDGVYTTDPRIEPKARRLKKVAFEEMLEMASLGAKVLQVRSVELAMVHKVRTFVRSSFVDPDAPGMGDLLNPPGTLICDEEEIVEQEVVTGIAYAKDEAQISLRRLADRPGVSAAIFGPLAEAHINVDMIVQNISEDGSKTDMTFTVPSTDVDKALKVLSDARDKIGFDVIQNESGLVKVSVIGIGMRSHAGVAASAFRALAEKGINIKAITTSEIKISILIDGPYAELAVRTLHSVYGLDKS